The DNA sequence GCAATAAATGTGGCTTATGCCACTTCTTTTGTTTCAATGAAAGAAATGACAAATCTGAATCTTTCCTTCATTATTAATGTAACTCTAAGTTCCCATGTTGTTATAGCTACTTCAAAACACACTTAATTATCTAGGTTCCCATGGTCTTTTGAGGTTACCTAGTCCACTTTAGCAATAAATGATTCAATTTACTTTAAATAGCTGTGCAACTAAATGTATAATAGTAAACCAAATACCTATATATGCTTTTCCGAAGGAAGTACCAACTGCAACTAAGTTCCAAGGTAGTGATAGTTCCCTATTGGAACTTGAAAACTGTTGAAACAAACAAGGTGTATACCATAAAAGATATTGACATAAGACATTTTTACTTTTTTGGTCCAGATAATGATTCGTTTGGATATAACATGGGTTGGTGGAAAGAGGAGCATTTCAATGCATCTGATGGAGATGGGGATGGACTCTTAAACTTAACAGAATTCAACAAGTAAGTATAGTTGggtaaaattttacataattaaacAGTATAGGGTAGCCCCTGTTCACTTACATGCCTCTTTTAATAGCTACAAGTTTCCATAATGATTTTTTTGGGGTGGTATTATAGCTTTTTGCATCCAGCTGACAGTGGGAGTCCCAAGCTACTTCAATGGTTGTGCAATGAAGAAGTAAGGTATCAATGTTACACTTTTTTTCCGTTCGACTGATTTACCTGCATTCACATGTATTTGTTGGGTACAGATAATGTAGGATATATAAGTACTACATATTCATATTTGAGCTGTGTAACATTGCTTATATAAAATAATCGCAGGTGTTTTAAGTGATAATAAACCAAATGGAGCTTGAATTACACTGTGATTAAATGGATGAAGTCCAGATTCCTTTAATTTCCATGTATCACCTACAATAATCCTTATATGATGCACATATTCACTAATTCAATCTAGCTACCCTTGTGCAAGTTTCTTAATATCATAATGAATATACAAGTTTTACAGTATGAGGCTATGAGCTATTTGTTATCCCCCTTTTCACAGAGAGAGAGATACTGACAAAGACGGGAAGCTTAActttaaagaattttttcaTGGGCTATTTGATCTTGTCCGAAACTACGAGGACGAGAGTCATAATTCTTCACATGAGTTGGATGACTCTTTGGACGCTCCTGCGAAAAAGGTGTTTGCAGAACTTGACAAAGACAATGATGGGTACAAAACAATATTTCATATTGTCATCTAATTTTGGGAGTGTGACGATCTTGATATCCTGTTTTGCATTTAGATTAGTATAATCTTACCTATTAGCCAATTCCATTTTCACAGATATTTGTCGGGCACGGAACTGCTACCTATAATTGAGAAACTTCATCCAACTGAGCATTATTATGCGAAACAACAGGCAGACTATGTTATACAACAGGTACTCATTTGACCGAGTAAACACTGTGTGAAAGCAATACAAAATTGAAGTAGATTTATAcagcttttataatatattacaaattgcAAATTTTCTCCATATATGACTTGAAGCAATACACTCCGGTTGTATAGACAAGCACATTTTGTCAATAATAAGCCAAACTGGATATCATTCTCCTCTGTGGTCATTGAAGACTTTAGACATGTATAGGAAACTGCTAAAAAGTGACCATTATTAGTATGAATTGGTTACAAGTGATATATCTGGGACAATCTAATGATAAAAATCCAACTTTGGGATTAGTTGCTTCGGCTTGTTTGAAAATCTCTTTAGTTAGTTGATGCTAGCGCATTCTGTATCTTTTGCAGTGACTTGCTTTAAATAAACAGCAGAACTTTATAAGGTTCAGTTTTTGGTCAGAGTAATTGTTACCTGGTTGTGTATGGATACATTGCCCAggctttttaaaaatatcttgaaATTGCCAATTTCATAGGCAGTATTAAACTTTAGGAATCCATTTCATTTGAGCAAGTGATAGACACTTGATTCTATCATGCCCTGTTGGCAATTTCTATGGGTCCCTTGAAACATTTCTGATGGTTCAGGATATTTGTGCCCAGttctagtttctagtttcttaTGTATACACAATTACACACTATCTTTTTAGTGGATCAGTCATGCATATCATATTGTCATATTATGCTCCCTAGTCCAGTACCTATCGGTAGTACAAATAGGCTGCTTAGTTGGAAGAACTTGACCTGGAAGGCAAGATTGTCCTTATTAGTCCTTTCTTTGTAGAGTTGGGACTAACAATTATGCTTGGAATAGCAATTCTAGTATTTGATTTCCATTTTAAGCATAGCGGTTATAATGTCTGCaggctgatgctgataaagATGGACGTTTAACTTTGTCCGAGATGATTGAAAGCCCCTATGTATTCTACAGCGCTATATttaatgaagatgaagaagatgagtaCGAAGACCACGATGAGTTCCGTTAGTTTGGAAACATTAGGTCAGTGACAAACTTGCCTTCACTTGTCCATTCCTTTTCAAGCTTAAAAACAAACGCGGTGTTGCATGTGCTTGTGATCCATTTGTTTCCAGTCTTTATGGTATTGAACATTGTGCTTGTGGTGGCAGCTCGGCAGGATCTGAAGAACTTAATTAGTCAAAAGTTTACTTTGTAACATACGGGAAGAGGCACTGCATATATAGGGGACTTGGCGAATTTCAGAAGAATGATGGTCAAATGATATCTAGAGGTGAAATGAAGCATTTAGTTTCAGGGCTTCATTTCACTTTCTTTTAAATTGGGAATGCAACTTATACTATTCTTAATTTCCACTTAGGGCATACTTCCCTGATTTCCTTTTTGCAGGTTCTAGTTGTACCTCATTTTCTATCTTAAagttacaattttaatttttttttttgcctcgCATGAACTATAATCATACTCTGTGTAATAGAACATTATATATTGTCAACAGTATTAAATATCGACCTCATTTCTCTGTGAGAGTTTTGTTCGAATGATATTCAACTACTTTTGATCAACTTTGATGGTATCTTGCTTACGACTTGCTATTTTATGGTAGAAAATTGTGACCTGGTGGGGAGTGATCGGAATTCTTTTTCTTCCTAAATTGATTtgccaaaaaaattaaacagcCTCTCTCATCTAGTTATTCTTAAGCAAAAGTGGTTATTATTTGATTATGTcgtatttgtttaattttttttt is a window from the Daucus carota subsp. sativus chromosome 8, DH1 v3.0, whole genome shotgun sequence genome containing:
- the LOC108200053 gene encoding uncharacterized protein LOC108200053, producing the protein MGQASVIIYITIAILILFLISHSPTTTKPAHHRHRRLKLRSNFSFSDHSKPTHIPFDPIVADIERKREDKLWEKSQFKLDEGAAKGDESQPEWEDFMDAEDYLNDEEKFNVTNRIVLLFPKIDVNPRDGFVSEAELTDWNLKQSERETLHRTQRDMEIHDKNHDGFVSYAEYDPPSWTRHSDNDSFGYNMGWWKEEHFNASDGDGDGLLNLTEFNNFLHPADSGSPKLLQWLCNEEVRERDTDKDGKLNFKEFFHGLFDLVRNYEDESHNSSHELDDSLDAPAKKVFAELDKDNDGYLSGTELLPIIEKLHPTEHYYAKQQADYVIQQADADKDGRLTLSEMIESPYVFYSAIFNEDEEDEYEDHDEFR